Proteins encoded in a region of the Phoenix dactylifera cultivar Barhee BC4 chromosome 3, palm_55x_up_171113_PBpolish2nd_filt_p, whole genome shotgun sequence genome:
- the LOC103714371 gene encoding uncharacterized protein LOC103714371, which yields MASTCLPDIWRWIRNLPSTNQWNTNTISLCICSSESTSRSLNLSVIKSLHRQTPQVTFSIFAGFHMPIYLWTSNSFRLNTKVQEYFDEDFITRLFCSIINSVLRYGSNKKSPIRQPAMQISVDSSDIFNLAFLNLTFLVCLYELRRDLRAEFTDSLRLQLASSRSQEASKLLMRALGSNLEEKWMRSISLGITNWMMELQASNSPFTSPSALFSYASSESRLWKVQLYCPMAAMSIEDSSTTTPDDRLDFSLKYQQFEGVIQLAYKIIFRPSWIEVSVSVDNIRCDVCPLVSDSLMTRRGYGPEEKHFPSRITLQLTPTLQSDVLSVSVSKSTDNPIQEISTGTSLQGSFEPPKALGLSVTAAETFTMSMKPWRFEQSVHGNSAILNWFLHGGINGREIFSSKPSKLMLFRPKAWFRNRYSKASRPFTRQGGVIFAGDEYGESVRWKVSEEALGKTMEWELRGRIWLSYWPNKQRTFHSEIRGLEFRELLYLSLDK from the exons ATGGCTTCTACTTGTCTTCCTGATATCTGGAGATGGATAAGAAACCTTCCCTCCACCAATCAATGGAATACAAACACCATTTCTCTTTGCATCTGTTCCTCAGAGTCAACAAGCCGATCCCTTAATCTGTCAGTCATCAAAAGCCTCCACAGACAAACACCACAAGTCACCTTCTCCATCTTTGCAGGCTTCCACATGCCTATTTACCTTTGGACATCCAATTCCTTCCGCCTGAACACCAAGGTCCAAGAGTACTTTGATGAAGACTTCATAACTCGTCTGTTCTGCAGCATCATCAATTCAGTCCTTAGGTATGGCTCCAATAAGAAAAGCCCCATCAGACAACCAGCAATGCAAATCAGTGTTGATTCCTCAGACATCTTCAATCTGGCATTCCTCAATCTTACTTTCCTAGTTTGCCTCTACGAACTTCGTCGGGACCTTCGCGCAGAATTCACAGACTCTCTGAGGCTTCAACTGGCTAGCTCGAGGTCCCAAGAAGCATCAAAGCTGTTGATGCGGGCCCTTGGATCCAACCTCGAAGAAAAATGGATGAGATCTATCAGCCTTGGCATCACTAATTGGATGATGGAGCTCCAAGCTTCAAATAGTCCTTTCACATCGCCCTCCGCATTGTTCTCATACGCCTCGTCAGAGAGCAGGCTATGGAAAGTGCAGCTGTACTGCCCAATGGCAGCCATGAGCATCGAAGATTCGAGCACAACGACTCCAGACGATCGCTTGGATTTCTCGCTGAAGTACCAGCAGTTCGAAGGTGTGATTCAGCTTGCGTACAAAATCATCTTTCGTCCGAGCTGGATCGAAGTGTCGGTCAGCGTGGATAACATAAG GTGTGATGTGTGCCCACTAGTATCTGATAGTCTGATGACTAGAAGAGGTTATGGACCTGAGGAGAAGCATTTCCCTTCTCGAATAACCTTGCAACTCACTCCAACCCTTCAGTCCGATGTGCTATCGGTATCGGTAAGCAAATCCACCGACAATCCTATCCAGGAAATTTCCACGGGGACGAGCCTCCAGGGCTCATTCGAACCCCCAAAGGCTTTGGGACTCTCAGTTACAGCTGCAGAAACTTTCACGATGAGCATGAAGCCTTGGAGATTTGAGCAATCAGTCCATGGAAACAGCGCGATcctgaattggtttcttcatgGTGGCATCAATGGCAGAGAGATCTTCTCTTCCAAGCCTTCGAAGCTGATGTTATTTCGACCTAAAGCATGGTTCAGAAACAGGTACTCGAAGGCTTCCAGACCTTTCACAAGACAAGGAGGGGTGATCTTTGCTGGAGACGAGTATGGGGAGAGTGTGCGGTGGAAGGTGAGTGAAGAAGCCTTAGGGAAGACCATGGAGTGGGAACTCAGAGGGAGGATTTGGTTGAGCTACTGGCCTAACAAGCAAAGAACCTTTCACAGTGAAATTAGGGGGTTAGAGTTCAGGGAATTACTTTATCTTTCACTAGACAAATAG
- the LOC103714370 gene encoding exocyst complex component EXO70B1-like produces MEAAQLSLSFPPSLLLLPLSLSLRVISFSSFVCQPPDVYSENRVLLSPDTLPHPIQTLNLTLSSKALILACWPWRTKASDGRSVGGGGSGKGVVERFPTGMAAENGEDKLLAAVRHIAKTLGRTETMADDILQIFSTFDGRLSRERLSEKQQEDGILGDGGGGGVAAGDDRLSLSSVDRTLRSLDRQISRFVASERLIWSNSADASAFLEAVDDLLATIHDLEPPAPGNKPLLDRADNLLQKCMLRLEDEFRSLIERSDAGLPLDAPAAVSSPFDSDGEDSDGDDGRVPVAHPVTDYDIIIDALPPGTVSDLHEIARRMVAAGFGRECAEVYALAHRDFVEESVARLGIRPRTAEEVQGTRRADLEEEIARWIKAFKMVFRILIPSERRLCDRIFAGLPPFADLAFAAVSRASAIQLLSFADAVAIGNRAPERLFRVVDMYEAVRDLIPDLDLLFSDQYSTFLRTEAATVSKSLAAAIRGIFMELENLIRRDPALASVPGGGLHPITRYVMNYLRAACVSRRTLEEVMEEDTGTASPPDPDRPSSSLAVQISWMMDVLQGNLEVKSRIYRQPSLSYIFLMNNGRYIIQKVRDSELSVLLGEEWIRRQMARVRRWGIEYQRATWSKVIAVLRTDGATGSASAKAMRERLRVFNAYFDEIYRAQTAWVVADEQLKTELRISVSELVLPAYRNFLGRYRNAGETGKHAEKHARYSEEDVEARIGELFEGTGKRS; encoded by the coding sequence ATGGAGGCGGCTCAGCTGTCGCTTTCGTTTccaccttctcttcttcttcttccgctctctctctctctccgcgtTATTTCCTTTTCGTCTTTCGTCTGCCAACCACCTGACGTCTACTCGGAAAACCGCGTTCTTTTATCCCCAGATACTCTCCCCCACCCAATCCAAACCCTAAACCTAACCCTATCTTCGAAGGCCCTAATTCTCGCGTGCTGGCCATGGAGGACGAAGGCAAGTGACGGCCGGAGTGTTGGCGGTGGCGGAAGTGGGAAGGGAGTGGTGGAGAGGTTTCCAACTGGAATGGCCGCGGAGAACGGCGAGGATAAGCTGCTCGCCGCCGTCCGCCATATAGCCAAGACGCTGGGCCGGACGGAGACCATGGCCGATGACATCCTCCAGATCTTCTCCACCTTCGACGGCCGCTTGTCCCGCGAGAGGCTTTCCGAGAAGCAGCAAGAAGACGGCATCCTCGGCGATGGTGGAGGCGGGGGCGTCGCCGCTGGCGACGACCGCCTATCGCTCTCGTCCGTCGACCGGACGCTCCGGTCTCTGGACCGCCAGATCTCCCGTTTCGTAGCCTCGGAACGGTTGATCTGGTCCAACTCCGCCGATGCGTCGGCGTTTCTCGAGGCGGTCGACGATCTGTTGGCCACGATCCATGATCTCGAACCGCCGGCGCCGGGGAACAAGCCGCTGCTCGACCGGGCGGATAATCTGCTCCAGAAATGTATGCTCCGGCTCGAGGACGAGTTCCGCTCGCTGATCGAGCGATCAGACGCTGGATTGCCGTTGGATGCGCCGGCGGCGGTGTCGTCGCCGTTCGATTCGGACGGGGAGGATAGCGACGGCGACGACGGCCGGGTCCCGGTGGCTCACCCGGTCACGGATTACGACATCATCATCGACGCCCTCCCACCGGGCACCGTCTCCGACCTCCACGAGATCGCGCGGCGGATGGTGGCTGCCGGCTTCGGCCGGGAGTGCGCCGAGGTCTACGCTCTCGCCCACCGGGATTTCGTCGAGGAGAGCGTCGCCCGGCTGGGTATCCGCCCCCGTACCGCCGAGGAGGTCCAGGGCACGCGTCGGGCCGACCTCGAGGAAGAGATAGCCCGTTGGATCAAAGCCTTCAAGATGGTCTTCCGCATCCTGATTCCCAGCGAACGCCGCCTCTGCGACCGGATCTTCGCTGGCCTGCCCCCCTTCGCCGACCTCGCCTTCGCCGCCGTCTCTCGCGCTTCGGCGATCCAGCTCCTCTCCTTCGCCGATGCCGTCGCCATCGGGAACCGAGCACCAGAACGCCTTTTTCGGGTCGTCGACATGTACGAGGCGGTGCGGGACCTCATCCCGGACCTCGACCTCCTCTTTTCCGACCAGTACTCCACCTTCCTCCGGACGGAGGCTGCGACCGTCTCGAAGTCCCTGGCGGCGGCTATCCGGGGGATCTTCATGGAACTGGAGAACCTAATCCGGCGAGATCCGGCGCTTGCCTCCGTGCCCGGTGGAGGCCTCCACCCGATCACCCGCTACGTGATGAACTACCTCCGGGCGGCCTGCGTCTCCCGGCGAACCCTCGAGGAGGTCATGGAGGAAGACACCGGAACCGCCTCCCCGCCCGATCCGGACCGTCCGTCCTCTTCCCTCGCTGTCCAGATCTCGTGGATGATGGACGTCCTCCAGGGGAATCTCGAGGTGAAGTCCAGGATCTATCGCCAGCCGTCGCTGAGCTACATCTTTCTGATGAACAACGGGCGGTACATCATCCAGAAGGTGCGGGACAGCGAGCTGAGTGTACTCCTCGGGGAGGAGTGGATCAGACGGCAGATGGCGAGGGTCCGGCGGTGGGGCATCGAGTACCAGAGGGCCACGTGGAGCAAGGTGATCGCGGTGCTACGGACGGACGGGGCGACCGGATCGGCGTCGGCGAAGGCGATGCGCGAGCGGCTTCGGGTTTTTAACGCGTATTTCGACGAGATATATCGGGCGCAGACCGCGTGGGTCGTGGCGGACGAGCAGCTGAAGACGGAGCTCAGGATATCGGTGTCGGAGCTGGTCCTGCCGGCGTATCGGAATTTCTTGGGTCGGTACCGGAACGCCGGGGAGACGGGGAAGCACGCGGAGAAGCACGCCCGGTACAGCGAGGAGGACGTGGAAGCAAGGATTGGGGAGCTGTTCGAGGGAACGGGGAAGAGATCGTAA